Proteins encoded within one genomic window of Besnoitia besnoiti strain Bb-Ger1 chromosome II, whole genome shotgun sequence:
- a CDS encoding hypothetical protein (encoded by transcript BESB_039360), translated as MTYSKRLVPLFSLGLATSFGTMISAQSDIAGLPGDIAEEARDVALRAETILNFADRIYDKCFTVPNAVCLGGTSQIITAPFIPDGLSAWFTFDQVYPVDQSGNGNHMHRAPRAGPPHNGSGASAAFVNGASGTIKSSSTLETSDFTVAFWMYLLGDSNGYFRNVISKGNDASQTPTIMLYPNTRKLSVRVTTTDSSSEGLPSSGSLPLRRWTHITVTANGVRLKLFLNGVEDNEVVLRGKVIPNAGNIVVGSTMENSGFDGYIDDLRIYTRALPCGPGLLANGLDIWHSEMSSGDIAAGEKRLALCCRISSSVSPLVAAVA; from the exons ATGACCTATAGCAAACGCCTCGTACCCCTGTTTAGCTTGGGACTGGCTACAAGTTTCGGCACGATGATTTCTGCTCAGTCTGACATTGCAGGCTTGCCCGGCGACATAGCGGAGGAAGCCAGAGATGTTGCCTTGAGAGCCGAAACAATTCTAAATTTCGCTGACAGAATATATGACAAGTGTTTCACTGTGCCAAACGCGGTTTGCCTCG GCGGTACCTCTCAAATCATTACTGCTCCTTTTATCCCAGATGGCCTTAGCGCTTGGTTCACGTTTGATCAAGTTTATCCAGTCGACCAGAGTGGAAACGGCAATCACATGCACAGAGCACCCCGAGCGGGACCACCTCATAATG gcagcggagCGAGTGCCGCCTTTGTCAACG GTGCCAGCGGAACAATAAAGTCGAGTAGCACGCTGGAGACTAGCGATTTTACAGT cgccttttGGATGTACCTCTTGGGGGATTCAAATGGGTACTTCCGTAACGTCATCTCAAAAGG GAACGACGCGAGCCAGACGCCCACCATTATGCTATATCCGAATACAAGGAAGCTTTCAGTCCGCGTGACAACGACAGACAGCTCTTCAGAAGGACTTCCTTCAAGCGGTTCACTTCCTTTGCGGAGATGGACTCACATTACAG TTACAGCGAATGGTGTCAGGCTAAAGCTGTTCCTCAAC GGAGTTGAGGACAACGAGGTT GTGCTCCGAGGAAAGGTGATTCCGAACGCGGGCAACATTGTTGTTGGGTCCACTATGGAAAACTCCGGCTTCGAT GGATACATTGATGATCTACGGATATACACTCGTGCTCTACCA TGTGGCCCAGGTCTCCTTGCAAACGGTTTAGATATATGGCACAGCGAAATGTCAAGCGGCGATATCGCTGCAGGGGAAAAACGGCTGGCCTTGTGCTGCCGGATTTCCAGCTCGGTGTCCCCGTTAGTGGCAGCAGTTGCATGA